In Nocardioides cavernae, a single genomic region encodes these proteins:
- a CDS encoding lycopene cyclase domain-containing protein has translation MTYTAIALLCVPLAVVLDRWVVRTRLTSTRDWWSAYAIIVFFQLLTNGWLTGRGIVRYSGDAIIGSGQITVLGDGRLFYAPVEDLMFGFGLVLWSCIVWTWLGRRRDRTDDRSSDRALG, from the coding sequence GTGACCTACACCGCCATCGCCCTCCTCTGCGTGCCGCTGGCCGTCGTGCTGGACCGCTGGGTCGTCCGCACGCGACTGACCTCGACCCGCGACTGGTGGTCCGCCTACGCGATCATCGTGTTCTTCCAGCTCCTCACCAACGGCTGGCTGACCGGCCGCGGCATCGTGCGCTACTCCGGTGACGCCATCATCGGCAGCGGGCAGATCACTGTCCTGGGTGACGGCCGCCTGTTCTACGCACCGGTCGAGGACCTGATGTTCGGCTTCGGGCTGGTGCTGTGGAGCTGCATCGTGTGGACGTGGCTGGGCCGCCGACGCGACAGGACCGACGACCGGTCCAGCGATCGGGCGCTGGGATGA
- a CDS encoding lycopene cyclase domain-containing protein, with the protein MSLPHWAYVAMLAFCLAGTLPLVPAFRLQVLKQPGRLLLTIGLAGTPFLLWDLWATHVGHWWFDEDQTLPWRIAGLPLEEIGFFVVIPVVSVLTLEGVRAARRGVRPGAPRSREKAR; encoded by the coding sequence ATGAGCCTTCCCCACTGGGCGTACGTCGCCATGCTGGCGTTCTGCCTCGCCGGGACGCTGCCTCTTGTGCCCGCCTTCCGGCTGCAGGTGCTGAAGCAGCCGGGGCGCCTGCTCCTCACCATCGGCCTCGCCGGGACGCCGTTCCTGTTGTGGGACCTCTGGGCCACGCACGTCGGGCACTGGTGGTTCGACGAGGACCAGACGCTGCCGTGGCGCATCGCGGGCCTGCCGCTCGAGGAGATCGGCTTCTTCGTGGTCATCCCGGTCGTGTCGGTGCTGACGCTCGAGGGGGTGCGCGCGGCCCGGCGCGGCGTACGACCCGGGGCTCCGCGGTCCCGCGAGAAGGCGAGGTGA
- the crtI gene encoding phytoene desaturase family protein, protein MTLRLPERLSRFTPTPRSAGDGSPRRVVVVGGGIAGLATAALLASRGHSVDLLEKNDDLGGRVGSVERGGYRFDTGASWYLMPEVFEHFFSLLGTTAEAELDLTVLDPSYRVFFEGHPEPVDLRPDRAHNRALFERLEPGAGDRFDAYLRSAEDTYDMALRRFLYTSFDSPTAFVHPDVVRRTPALGRLLTRSLESHVAGSFTDNRLRQVLGYPAVFLGSSPSRTPSLYHLMSRLDLGDRVLYPQGGFTRLIRVIADLAEKHGARLHTGAAVTRILTSDAAGGRPVVTGVEHETPDGPRTVDADVVVGAADLHHLETALLPAGLQTHPEPAWRDRSPGPGAVLAMLGVEGRLPQLPHHSLFFTRDWGQNFGDIFGKDARVPDPASIYVCKPSETDPTVAPEGCENLFVLVPVPADTAIGSGGDEGAGSETVERTADAAIDQIASWAGVPDLRERIRVRHTVGPEDFATRYHAWRGGALGLEHTLRQSAFLRPGNVSAKVDGLLYAGASTVPGVGLPMCLISAELVLKRLSGDRSSLPVQA, encoded by the coding sequence GTGACGCTGCGCCTGCCCGAACGACTCAGCCGGTTCACCCCGACGCCCCGCAGCGCCGGTGACGGTTCCCCGCGGCGCGTGGTCGTCGTCGGTGGCGGCATCGCCGGCCTGGCCACCGCGGCGCTCCTCGCCTCGCGGGGCCACTCGGTGGACCTGCTGGAGAAGAACGACGACCTCGGCGGTCGCGTCGGCAGCGTCGAGCGCGGCGGCTACCGGTTCGACACCGGCGCCTCGTGGTACCTCATGCCCGAGGTCTTCGAGCACTTCTTCTCGCTCCTCGGCACCACCGCCGAGGCCGAGCTCGACCTGACCGTGCTCGACCCGAGCTACCGCGTCTTCTTCGAGGGCCACCCCGAGCCGGTGGACCTGCGACCCGACCGCGCCCACAACCGGGCGCTGTTCGAGCGGCTCGAGCCGGGGGCGGGTGACCGCTTCGACGCCTACCTCCGCTCCGCGGAGGACACCTACGACATGGCCCTGCGCCGGTTCCTCTACACGAGCTTCGACTCACCGACGGCCTTCGTGCACCCCGACGTCGTACGCCGGACGCCTGCCCTCGGCCGCCTGCTGACGCGGTCGCTGGAGAGCCACGTCGCCGGGTCGTTCACCGACAACAGGCTGCGCCAGGTGCTCGGCTACCCCGCGGTCTTCCTAGGCTCCTCCCCCAGCCGCACGCCGAGCCTGTACCACCTGATGAGCCGGCTCGACCTCGGCGACCGCGTGCTCTACCCCCAGGGCGGGTTCACCCGGCTGATCCGGGTCATCGCCGACCTCGCGGAGAAGCACGGCGCGCGCCTGCACACCGGCGCGGCCGTCACCCGGATCCTCACCTCCGACGCCGCAGGTGGACGACCCGTCGTCACCGGCGTCGAGCACGAGACACCGGACGGCCCGCGCACCGTCGACGCCGACGTCGTCGTCGGAGCCGCCGACCTGCACCACCTCGAGACGGCGCTGCTGCCCGCGGGGCTGCAGACGCACCCCGAGCCGGCATGGCGCGACCGCTCCCCCGGCCCCGGTGCGGTGCTCGCGATGCTGGGCGTCGAGGGGCGGCTGCCGCAGCTGCCGCACCACTCGTTGTTCTTCACCCGCGACTGGGGGCAGAACTTCGGCGACATCTTCGGCAAGGATGCACGGGTGCCCGACCCCGCCTCGATCTATGTCTGCAAGCCCTCCGAGACCGACCCCACCGTCGCCCCGGAGGGGTGCGAGAACCTGTTCGTGCTCGTCCCCGTGCCCGCCGACACGGCCATCGGCAGCGGCGGCGACGAGGGCGCAGGGTCCGAGACCGTCGAGCGCACGGCCGACGCGGCCATCGACCAGATCGCTTCCTGGGCGGGCGTCCCCGACCTGCGCGAGCGGATCAGGGTGCGCCACACGGTCGGCCCCGAGGACTTCGCCACCCGCTACCACGCGTGGCGCGGCGGAGCCCTCGGGCTGGAGCACACCCTTCGCCAGAGCGCCTTCCTGCGCCCGGGCAACGTCTCCGCCAAGGTCGACGGCCTGCTCTACGCCGGCGCGAGCACCGTGCCCGGCGTCGGCCTGCCGATGTGCCTGATCAGCGCCGAGCTCGTGCTCAAGCGCCTCAGCGGCGACCGCTCCAGCCTGCCGGTGCAGGCATGA
- a CDS encoding phytoene/squalene synthase family protein, with the protein MTLFVGRGAPRSLYDSVSEASSAVVIREYSSSFGLASRLLGEPVRTQVRNIYALVRVADEIVDNPDPTLDRSARATMLDWLEGDVAHAMRTGYSGNLVVHAFARTAIAVGIEPGIVSPFFTSMRTDLDTRTHTQASFERYVYGSAEVVGLMCLRAFLAAPDAPSDQEAQYERLAAGARSLGAAFQKLNFVRDLTDDHDLLRRDYFPGLDVERFCEADRDRILDDVDEDLRAAAAVVPDLPPSSRRAVRAAHATFAELAQRLRAASAEEIRHTRVRVPTPVKLRLAASSLRGGRS; encoded by the coding sequence ATGACGCTCTTCGTGGGCCGCGGCGCGCCCCGCAGCCTCTACGACTCGGTGTCGGAGGCGAGCTCGGCCGTGGTGATCCGCGAGTACTCCAGCTCGTTCGGCCTGGCCTCGCGGCTGCTGGGCGAGCCGGTGCGCACCCAGGTCCGCAACATCTACGCGCTCGTGCGCGTCGCCGACGAGATCGTCGACAACCCCGACCCGACCCTCGACCGGTCCGCGCGCGCCACCATGCTCGACTGGCTCGAGGGTGACGTCGCGCACGCGATGCGCACCGGCTACAGCGGCAACCTGGTGGTGCACGCCTTTGCGCGCACCGCCATCGCCGTGGGGATCGAGCCCGGGATCGTCTCGCCGTTCTTCACCTCGATGCGCACCGACCTCGACACCCGGACCCACACCCAGGCGAGCTTCGAGCGCTACGTCTACGGCTCGGCCGAGGTCGTCGGGCTGATGTGCCTGCGCGCCTTCCTGGCCGCGCCCGACGCCCCGTCCGACCAGGAGGCGCAGTACGAGCGGCTCGCCGCCGGCGCACGGAGCCTGGGAGCGGCCTTCCAGAAGCTCAACTTCGTGCGCGACCTGACCGACGACCACGACCTGCTGCGCCGCGACTACTTCCCCGGACTGGACGTCGAGCGGTTCTGCGAGGCCGACCGGGACCGCATCCTCGACGACGTCGACGAGGACCTGCGGGCTGCCGCGGCGGTCGTGCCCGACCTGCCCCCGAGCAGCCGCCGCGCGGTCCGGGCGGCCCACGCGACCTTCGCCGAGCTGGCCCAGCGGCTGCGGGCCGCCTCGGCGGAGGAGATCCGCCACACCCGCGTCCGCGTGCCGACGCCGGTCAAGCTGCGCCTCGCCGCGAGCTCGCTGCGCGGAGGACGCTCGTGA
- a CDS encoding polyprenyl synthetase family protein, whose protein sequence is MLHRFGNQGTVELREAQMIGTGTDAALARVLDGGRRRAAAIDAHHALLWEALCAATEGGKRFRPALVVATHDALGGGASDAAAEVGAAVELLHTAFVIHDDVIDGDHVRRGRPNVSGTFRALAGVDGADPEVAAGYGLTAAILAGDLALAAAVRTVALSGAPAPVVARLLDLFDTALHRTASGELADVRHSLDLAPATLAQSLEMEAQKTSAYSFALPLQAGAVLAGADEETTSRLGDVGRAMGIAFQLADDLIGVFGDPARSGKSATCDLRTRKQTPLLVHARTTSAWPQISAYVGRELSDAELDEARGLLVASGSRRFVEDLAEQHLDQARAVLDGLGVPADLIDGVAVRPALPADGSEVAA, encoded by the coding sequence GTGTTGCATAGGTTTGGCAACCAAGGAACGGTCGAGCTGCGGGAGGCACAGATGATCGGCACCGGCACGGATGCGGCACTGGCACGGGTCCTCGACGGCGGTCGCCGACGCGCGGCCGCGATCGACGCCCACCACGCGCTCCTGTGGGAGGCGCTCTGCGCCGCCACCGAGGGCGGCAAACGGTTCCGGCCGGCTCTGGTGGTCGCCACCCACGACGCGCTGGGCGGAGGCGCGTCCGACGCTGCGGCCGAGGTCGGCGCGGCGGTCGAGCTGCTCCACACCGCGTTCGTCATCCACGACGACGTCATCGACGGCGACCACGTGCGGCGCGGGCGGCCCAACGTCAGCGGCACCTTCCGCGCCCTCGCCGGCGTCGACGGGGCCGACCCCGAGGTGGCCGCCGGCTACGGGCTCACCGCCGCGATCCTGGCCGGCGACCTGGCCCTCGCGGCCGCGGTGCGCACGGTCGCGCTGAGCGGTGCCCCGGCCCCGGTCGTCGCGCGGCTGCTCGACCTCTTCGACACCGCGCTGCACCGGACGGCCTCGGGCGAGCTCGCCGACGTCCGCCACTCGCTCGACCTCGCCCCCGCCACCCTCGCCCAGAGCCTGGAGATGGAGGCGCAGAAGACCAGCGCCTACTCCTTCGCCCTCCCCCTGCAGGCGGGTGCGGTGCTGGCCGGCGCCGACGAGGAGACGACCAGCCGGCTCGGTGACGTCGGCCGGGCGATGGGGATCGCGTTCCAGCTCGCCGACGACCTGATCGGCGTCTTCGGCGACCCGGCCCGCTCCGGCAAGAGCGCCACCTGCGACCTGCGCACCCGCAAGCAGACGCCGCTCCTGGTCCACGCCCGGACGACGTCGGCGTGGCCGCAGATCAGTGCCTATGTCGGCCGCGAGCTCAGCGACGCCGAGCTCGACGAGGCCCGGGGGCTCCTCGTGGCCTCCGGCTCGCGCCGCTTCGTGGAGGACCTCGCCGAGCAGCACCTCGACCAGGCGCGCGCCGTGCTCGACGGCCTGGGCGTCCCGGCCGACCTGATCGACGGCGTGGCCGTCCGACCAGCCTTGCCGGCCGACGGCAGCGAGGTCGCGGCATGA
- a CDS encoding DICT sensory domain-containing protein, with protein sequence MDTHGRASLTIGDLAHRTGVPISTLRSWERRYGFPQPHRQPGGHRRYSEADVEAVLDVLARRRGGLSLAAAVHRAEVPQARTGSVFADLRRQYPLLRPQVLSRRTLVSMSHAIEDECAARAADPVLFGGFQRERFLRASYDRWRELARTARSAVVLADFPHGAAPAPPTRGVPVEVALPPESPLNREWLVVCDAADLPACLVAVERPGQGAEGTRERTFEAVWSVDPQVVRDASRIAGALADELRPGWRDADLPDQPDPPGASEDLYRATLLFDRMVAYIDAAR encoded by the coding sequence TTGGACACCCATGGTCGCGCCTCCCTCACCATCGGCGACCTGGCCCACAGGACCGGAGTACCCATTTCGACGCTCCGCAGCTGGGAGAGGCGCTACGGGTTTCCGCAGCCGCACCGTCAGCCCGGGGGTCACCGCCGCTACAGCGAGGCCGACGTCGAGGCGGTCCTGGACGTGCTGGCGCGCCGGCGCGGGGGCCTCTCGCTGGCCGCCGCCGTCCACCGCGCGGAGGTCCCGCAGGCCCGGACGGGGTCCGTCTTCGCCGACCTGCGGCGCCAGTACCCGTTGCTCCGGCCGCAGGTGCTGTCGCGACGCACGCTGGTGTCGATGAGCCATGCGATCGAGGACGAGTGCGCGGCGCGCGCCGCCGACCCGGTCCTCTTCGGGGGGTTCCAGCGCGAGCGGTTCCTGCGTGCGTCGTACGACCGCTGGCGCGAGCTCGCCCGCACGGCGCGGTCCGCTGTCGTCCTCGCCGACTTCCCCCACGGGGCGGCCCCCGCCCCGCCGACGCGTGGGGTCCCGGTGGAGGTCGCCCTGCCGCCTGAGTCGCCGCTCAACCGCGAGTGGCTGGTCGTGTGCGACGCAGCCGACCTGCCGGCGTGCCTGGTGGCGGTCGAGCGCCCGGGCCAGGGCGCCGAGGGGACGCGCGAGCGCACGTTCGAGGCGGTCTGGTCGGTCGACCCGCAGGTGGTCCGTGACGCCAGCCGGATCGCCGGGGCGCTGGCCGACGAGCTGCGGCCCGGCTGGCGCGACGCCGACCTCCCCGACCAGCCGGATCCGCCGGGTGCGTCGGAGGACCTCTACCGGGCCACGCTGCTCTTCGACCGGATGGTCGCCTACATCGACGCGGCCCGCTGA
- a CDS encoding ABC transporter ATP-binding protein, with translation MPEPSDPDAVQPLRALWRRYGAYRARFVGAVTASTVNKVADVVPELLIGAAVDVVVRGDASFVGEVLGVESRFAQLGWLAVINAVVWLVESVSEYVASVLWRGLAQGVEHDLRVEAYDHVQHLDLGWHESRPAGSTLATLNDDVNQLERFLDVGAPAILQTALNVLLVGAVFAAASGQLLLFAFLPIPLIVIGSLVFQRRLEPLYDRVRAAVADLSSTLSSNISGIATIKAFTAEDRERDRVSAVSLAYRRANTDAIRSSAAFVPLVRMAILAGFTCTLLLGGWATLRGDLEVGLYSVLVFMTQRLLWPLTEVAEVLDLYQRGRASAARILGLLQVPVTVPAGATALERPVAGRVELRGVRAGYADGPDVLHGIDLLVPAGETHAIVGSTGSGKSSLLRLVLRFDDPREGSVLFDGQDVRGLDWDSLRGSLGYVAQDVFMFAGSVADNIAYGRPDATREQVREAAEAAAALDFIEAMPDGLDTWVGERGVTLSGGQRQRLALARALLRDPAVLVLDEATSAVDNETEAAIQRSLRRATAQRTAIVVAHRLSTVRHAHRIWVLDAGRVVESGTHDELIDRGGSYAALWRVQTGQAQEQDPVAG, from the coding sequence GTGCCCGAGCCCTCCGACCCCGACGCCGTCCAGCCGCTGAGAGCCCTCTGGCGCCGCTACGGGGCCTACCGCGCCAGGTTCGTCGGCGCCGTCACCGCCTCGACGGTCAACAAGGTGGCCGACGTCGTCCCCGAGCTCCTCATCGGCGCGGCCGTCGACGTCGTGGTGCGCGGCGACGCGTCCTTCGTCGGCGAGGTGCTCGGCGTCGAGTCGCGCTTCGCCCAGCTCGGCTGGCTGGCCGTGATCAACGCCGTGGTCTGGCTCGTCGAGTCGGTGAGCGAGTACGTCGCCAGCGTCCTGTGGCGCGGCCTCGCCCAGGGTGTCGAGCACGACCTGCGCGTGGAGGCGTACGACCACGTCCAGCACCTCGACCTCGGGTGGCACGAGAGCCGCCCGGCGGGCTCGACGCTCGCCACCCTCAACGACGACGTCAACCAGCTCGAGCGCTTCCTCGACGTCGGCGCGCCGGCGATCCTGCAGACCGCGCTCAACGTGCTGCTCGTGGGGGCCGTCTTCGCGGCCGCGTCGGGCCAGCTCCTGCTCTTCGCCTTCCTGCCGATCCCGCTGATCGTCATCGGGTCGCTCGTCTTCCAGCGTCGCCTCGAGCCGCTCTACGACCGGGTCCGCGCCGCCGTCGCCGACCTCTCCAGCACGCTCTCGTCCAACATCTCCGGCATCGCCACCATCAAGGCGTTCACCGCCGAGGACCGCGAGCGCGACCGCGTGTCGGCCGTCTCCCTGGCCTACCGGAGGGCCAACACCGACGCGATCCGCTCCTCGGCCGCGTTCGTGCCGCTGGTCCGGATGGCGATCCTGGCCGGTTTCACCTGCACGCTGCTGCTCGGCGGCTGGGCGACGCTGCGCGGCGACCTCGAGGTCGGCCTCTACTCCGTGCTGGTCTTCATGACACAGCGCCTGCTCTGGCCGCTGACCGAGGTTGCCGAGGTCCTCGACCTCTACCAGCGCGGCCGCGCGTCGGCGGCCCGCATCCTTGGCCTGCTCCAGGTGCCGGTGACGGTGCCGGCCGGCGCCACGGCCCTCGAGCGCCCCGTCGCCGGCCGCGTCGAGCTGCGCGGCGTACGGGCCGGGTACGCCGACGGGCCCGACGTCCTGCACGGCATCGACCTCCTCGTCCCCGCGGGCGAGACCCACGCGATCGTGGGCTCCACCGGTTCGGGGAAGTCGTCGCTGCTGCGTCTGGTGCTGCGCTTCGACGACCCCCGGGAGGGTTCAGTCCTCTTCGACGGGCAGGACGTGCGCGGCCTGGACTGGGACTCGCTGCGCGGCTCGCTCGGCTATGTCGCCCAGGACGTCTTCATGTTCGCCGGCTCCGTGGCCGACAACATCGCGTACGGCCGTCCGGACGCCACCCGCGAGCAGGTCCGGGAGGCCGCCGAGGCGGCCGCCGCGCTCGACTTCATCGAGGCGATGCCCGACGGCCTGGACACCTGGGTGGGCGAGCGGGGCGTGACGCTGTCCGGTGGTCAGCGGCAGCGGCTCGCCCTGGCCCGCGCGCTCCTGCGCGACCCGGCGGTGCTGGTGCTCGACGAGGCGACCAGCGCCGTCGACAACGAGACGGAGGCCGCGATCCAGCGCTCGCTGCGCCGTGCCACGGCCCAGCGCACGGCGATCGTCGTGGCCCACCGCCTCTCGACCGTGCGGCACGCCCACCGGATCTGGGTCCTCGACGCGGGCCGGGTCGTCGAGTCCGGGACGCACGACGAGCTGATCGACCGGGGCGGCTCCTACGCGGCCCTGTGGCGGGTCCAGACCGGCCAGGCACAGGAGCAGGACCCGGTCGCCGGGTGA
- a CDS encoding HAD-IA family hydrolase, translated as MAIRAVVLDIGGVLEVVDDDVFPAPAERRLGLAPGSIAGGLAGLPGDAVVGEVTEHQVRAEWQRAFGLDDRQVAALLDDFWRWYVGTLDRELFDWFAGQRPARLTAILSNSGPGARERERFHGFEDVTDDIVYSHEVGLAKPDPAAYKLVTRRLGVEAAEVLFLDDVEANVVAARALGWHAVLHLDTAASIAEMERVIEAVADA; from the coding sequence ATGGCGATCCGTGCGGTGGTCCTCGACATCGGGGGAGTGCTGGAGGTCGTCGACGACGACGTCTTCCCCGCGCCCGCCGAGCGCCGCCTCGGCCTCGCGCCGGGCTCGATCGCCGGCGGTCTCGCCGGGCTGCCGGGCGACGCGGTGGTCGGGGAGGTGACCGAGCACCAGGTCCGTGCGGAGTGGCAGCGCGCGTTCGGTCTGGACGACCGGCAGGTCGCCGCGCTGCTGGACGACTTCTGGCGCTGGTACGTCGGGACGCTGGACCGCGAGCTGTTCGACTGGTTCGCCGGTCAACGCCCGGCGCGGCTCACCGCGATCCTGTCGAACTCCGGTCCCGGCGCGCGGGAGCGCGAGCGGTTCCACGGCTTCGAGGACGTCACCGACGACATCGTCTACAGCCACGAGGTGGGGCTCGCCAAGCCCGACCCGGCGGCGTACAAGCTTGTGACCCGACGGCTCGGCGTCGAGGCCGCGGAGGTCCTCTTCCTCGACGACGTCGAGGCCAACGTCGTCGCCGCGCGAGCCCTGGGCTGGCACGCCGTCCTCCACCTCGACACCGCCGCGTCGATCGCCGAGATGGAGCGCGTCATCGAGGCCGTCGCGGACGCCTGA
- a CDS encoding SDR family NAD(P)-dependent oxidoreductase has protein sequence MPTHDRSPRVVLVTGASSGIGEAAAHRVARRGDHLVLLARGRGALERVARDCDGLGAASTTVVTADISNDDEVGAAVSGVVAQHGWIHTVIGSAGVVAYGRVEDVPAEVFDQVVATNLLGSVNLARHVMPVMRTQGSGSIVVVGSVIGHVAVPDMAAYVVSKWGVRALVRQLRVDNRDRPGVRIEYVAPGGVDTPIYRQAATYGDAAGRPPFPVTSPERIAARALAVADGRRRGGQVGLANEVIRFGFTAVPWAYDRLVGPLFSVAAQDQTVEVRPSPGNVLQSRDELNGLRGGHGNALLAIGANVVELARLRVRGGRPPRPHHKPG, from the coding sequence ATGCCGACCCATGATCGATCGCCACGCGTCGTCCTCGTCACCGGTGCCTCCAGCGGCATCGGCGAGGCCGCTGCCCACCGCGTCGCGCGACGCGGTGACCACCTCGTCCTCCTCGCCCGCGGCCGCGGCGCCCTCGAGCGGGTGGCCCGTGACTGCGACGGGCTGGGTGCCGCGTCGACGACGGTCGTGACGGCCGACATCAGCAACGACGACGAGGTCGGAGCCGCCGTCTCCGGCGTCGTCGCACAGCACGGCTGGATCCACACGGTCATCGGCAGCGCCGGCGTGGTCGCCTACGGCCGCGTGGAGGACGTGCCCGCCGAGGTGTTCGACCAGGTCGTCGCGACCAACCTGCTCGGCTCGGTCAACCTCGCGCGCCACGTCATGCCCGTGATGCGCACGCAGGGGTCCGGCAGCATCGTGGTCGTCGGCTCGGTGATCGGGCACGTCGCGGTCCCCGACATGGCGGCGTACGTCGTCAGCAAGTGGGGCGTCCGCGCGCTGGTGCGGCAGCTCCGGGTCGACAACCGCGACCGCCCCGGCGTCCGGATCGAGTACGTCGCTCCCGGCGGCGTCGACACGCCCATCTACCGGCAGGCAGCGACGTACGGCGACGCGGCCGGGCGTCCACCGTTCCCGGTGACCAGTCCCGAGCGCATCGCCGCCCGCGCCCTCGCGGTGGCCGACGGGCGGCGACGCGGCGGGCAGGTCGGTCTCGCCAACGAGGTGATCCGGTTCGGCTTCACCGCCGTGCCGTGGGCGTACGACCGCCTCGTCGGTCCGCTCTTCTCTGTCGCCGCCCAGGACCAGACGGTGGAGGTGCGCCCCAGCCCCGGCAACGTGCTGCAGTCGCGTGACGAGCTCAACGGCCTGCGGGGTGGGCACGGCAACGCCCTGCTCGCCATCGGCGCCAACGTCGTCGAGCTCGCCCGCCTGCGGGTGCGGGGCGGCCGACCACCGAGGCCGCACCACAAACCGGGGTGA